In Ipomoea triloba cultivar NCNSP0323 chromosome 15, ASM357664v1, one genomic interval encodes:
- the LOC116007489 gene encoding sister chromatid cohesion protein PDS5 homolog A isoform X2: MAQNLQKLEDLGSKLDSLPNTKDSLVKLLKQGSTCLSDLDQSPPKAVLEAMQSFQKAIVKPELLKHQDREVKLLVATCICEITRITAPEAPYNDDVLKDIFDLIVSTFTGLNDMNSPYFGRKVVILETVARYRSCVVMLDLECDDLVNEMFSIFFREAREEHPENVLKSMKTIMAVILEESEDIREDLLAIILSALGRNKKGVTMAGRRLAVDLIEQCTGKLEPGIKQFLLSSMSGESRPHDFQIDYHEVIYDIYCCAPQILSGVVPYLTGELLADQLDVRLKVVSLLGDLFAMPKYAITEAFQSLFLEFLKRLTDRTVEVRMSVLENVKGCLLCDPFRAEAPQIISALCERLLDYDENVRKQVVAVLCDVACRALSSIEVERIKLVADRLRDKSVLVKRYTMERLAEVYRNYCLNCSTDSQKSYEYDWIPGKILRCFYDKDFRSDAVEPVLCLSLFPNEFSVKDKVKNWVRVFSGFDKVEVKALEKMLEQKQRLQQEMRRYLSLRQMPQDGDPAELQKKVMLCFRIMSHCFTDTAKAEENFQILDQLKDANVWKILGVLLDPNTASLQACNSRDDLLKILGEKHPLYDFLSILSLKCSYILFSKEHVRDILLEVNLHKSAGSSHLILSCMTVLVILARFSPLLLSGLEENLIHLLEDDNEIIKEGVLHILAKAGGSIREQLGVSSRSLDLMLERFCVEGSRRQAKYAVHALASITTDDGLMSLSVLYKRLVDMLKEKSHLAAVLQSLGCIAQTAMPVFETREIEIEEFIKKSILECNQASTDDGKDSWGNRSEICLLKIFGIKTLVKSYLPVKDAHLRSGIDDLMLILKNILCFGEISKEIQSSSVDKAHLRLAAAKAVLRLSKHWEHKIPVDVFYLALRTPEANFPQVKKLLLNKVHQYIKDRLLDPKYACAFFLDMKPEQVNIEEVKNNLSDIIQMCQQGKARHLSSQSDANAPTGYPEYILPYLVHALAHHPLFPNIEECKDVKAFEPFYRQLHLFLSMFMHRDEDGKSQISKDQEKESIAAINSILHSVKQSQDAVDATKSKNLYGISDLGLSIIKRLASKQDDALELNTLVPLPTMLFKQREKDEGNDTSPVEQQTWLTDEKVLVQFETLMLETNGKVNAEITESDIMKDSETDGNEMPLGKIMKRLKAKGSKARNEVKNESSLAEVKNDVDDDILKMVREINSDSAVNPNKFESSNGHEYVGKGKSSTKHQKRKTDGSDTTDGPVPKKRRSSAQALKPSPASKNEKPKKKLKASVSNSTERDDDLNSASEDKSLEEDTVSEDKLLNSCIRKNSTPSAKRKRKVSDLDHEVDTKDYHKVKKSKENIATDGTHVSSDSKSGSMKKQKRKNISGLAKCTSKGGESPTMDLIGCRIKVWWPMDKQFYEGVIKSFDTQKKKHVILYEDGDVEVLRLDKERWELVDRGEKPVKRSKSSKGASSKGVSGDKKGRSSGGSGQKKAMSYMSPSSQVRGKRTPRKNLKYGQKGISKSKREEIMEKSSSDQEQSEKDDEISLSDEKRGDDDAENESGDVGESKEECQSENKEEEEEPGTPHDAPVSDEQEMSSSSDGKPQEEISEEKCSDEEHEVEKPDSPGSPMDDEAGSHPADEDESEETTTPADADFSDDETLSMWKRRVGKPAQRK; encoded by the exons ATGGCTCAGAATCTTCAAAAGCTCGAAGACCTCGGATCCAAGCTCGACTCTCTTCCCAACACTAAAGACTCTCTCGTTAAGCTCTTAAAG CAAGGTTCGACATGCCTTTCTGACTTGGATCAATCACCCCCTAAAGCTGTTTTGGAAGCCATGCAGTCTTTTCAAAAGGCTATTGTTAAGCCTGAGCTTCTAAAGCATCAAGATAGGGAGGTTAAGCTTCTTGTTGCTACATGTATCTGTGAAATAACAAGAATTACAGCACCTGAGGCTCCCTACAATGATGATGTTCTGAAG GACATCTTTGATTTGATTGTGAGCACTTTCACTGGACTAAATGATATGAATAGTCCATATTTTGGTAGAAAAGTTGTCATTTTAGAGACTGTGGCGAGATACAGATCATGTGTTGTAATGCTGGATCTTGAGTGTGATGATCTCGTCAATGAAATGTTCAGTATTTTTTTCAGGGAAGCCAG AGAGGAGCACCCTGAAAATGTTCTAAAATCAATGAAAACAATTATGGCTGTAATCTTAGAAGAAAGTGAGGATATACGGGAGGATCTTTTAGCTATTATTTTGTCTGCTCTAGGACGGAATAAAAAG GGAGTAACAATGGCTGGGAGGAGGCTTGCTGTGGATTTGATAGAACAATGTACAGGAAAACTTGAGCCCGGCATCAAGCAATTTCTTTTATCTTCAATGTCTGGAGAAAGTAGGCCACATGATTTTCAAATAGATTACCATGAGGTCATTTATGACATTTACTGTTGTGCTCCTCAAATTCTATCAGGAGTTGTTCCCTACCTGACAGGGGAGCTGCTG GCTGATCAGCTAGATGTACGATTAAAAGTGGTTAGCTTACTTGGGGATCTCTTTGCTATGCCAAAATATGCAATCACTGAAGCTTTTCAATCATTATTTTTGGAGTTTTTAAAGAGGCTAACTGATAGAACTGTTGAAGTCCGGATGTCTGTCCTTGAAAATGTTAAAGGCTGTTTGCTCTGTGATCCATTTAGAGCTGAAGCTCCGCAGATCATTT CTGCCTTATGTGAGCGACTGTTGGATTATGATGAAAATGTCCGTAAACAAGTAGTTGCTGTGCTCTGTGATGTTGCATGTCGTGCCTTATCCTCAATAGAGGTTGAAAGAATCAAGCTTGTCGCTGACAGACTTCGAGACAAATCT GTCCTTGTTAAAAGATATACAATGGAGAGGCTAGCTGAGGTATACAGAAATTATTGTTTGAACTGTTCTACTGACTCACAAAAAAGCTATGAATATGACTGGATCCCTGGGAAGATCTTGAGATGTTTTTATGACAAGGACTTCAG ATCAGATGCTGTTGAACCTGTTCTATGTCTGTCCTTGTTCCCCAATGAGTTTTCTGTCAAGGATAAAGTTAAAAATTGGGTTAGGGTTTTCTCAGGTTTTGACAAAGTTGAGGTCAAGGCTCTTGAGAAGATGTTGGAACAAAAGCAAAG GTTACAACAAGAGATGAGGAGGTATCTTTCTTTAAGACAGATGCCACAG GATGGTGATCCGGCTGAGCTCCAAAAGAAAGTAATGTTATGCTTCCGCATTATGTCACATTGTTTTACTGACACTGCAAAAGCAGAGGAAAACTTTCAGATCCTTGACCAGTTAAAAGATGCCAATGTATGGAAGATTTTAGGAGTTCTCCTTGATCCGAATACCGCCTCTCTTCAAGCTTGTAACTCTCGG GATGATTTGCTTAAGATCCTTGGTGAGAAGCATCCGCTGTATGATTTTCTGAGCATTCTGTCCTTAAAATGCTCATACATACTTTTCAGCAAGGAGCATGTGCGAGACATCCTTCTGGAGGTCAACTTACATAAAAGTGCTGGAAGTAGCCATCTGATTCTATCATGCATGACTGTACTTGTG ATTCTTGCACGTTTCAGTCCTCTGCTTCTCAGTGGCCTTGAAGAAAATCTGATACATCTTCTTGAAGATGACAATGAGATAATTAAAGAAGGTGTTTTACATATTTTAGCAAAGGCTGGTGGATCCATTCGAGAACAATTAGGAGTTTCATCAAG ATCTTTAGACCTTATGCTTGAGAGGTTCTGCGTTGAGGGTAGTCGGAGGCAGGCAAAGTATGCTGTCCATGCTCTGGCATCAATAACAACAGATGATGGTCTCATGTCACTCTCTGTTTTGTACAAG AGGCTTGTTGATATGCTCAAGGAGAAGTCACATTTGGCTGCTGTTCTGCAGTCTCTTGGATGTATAGCACAAACTGCTATGCCAGTCTTTGAAACAAGGGAAATTGAGATCGAAGAGTTCATAAAGAAAAGTATATTAGAGTGCAACCAG GCATCAACAGATGATGGGAAAGACTCTTGGGGGAATAGGAGTGAGATTTGTTTATTGAAG ATTTTTGGCATAAAAACATTGGTCAAGAGCTATTTGCCAGTAAAAGATGCTCATCTTCGTTCGGGGATTGATGACTTGATGTTGATCCTTAAAAATATTCTCTGCTTTGGTGAAATCTCCAAAGAAATTCAGTCAAG TTCAGTAGATAAGGCTCATCTGAGACTTGCTGCAGCAAAGGCTGTTCTTCGCCTATCGAAACACTGGGAGCATAAGATTCCTGTAGATGTCTTTTATCTAGCCCTGAGAACTCCAGAG GCCAATTTCCCTCAAGTAAAAAAGCTATTATTGAACAAAGTTCACCAGTACATAAAGGACCGGCTTTTGGATCCGAAGTATGCTTGTGCCTTCTTTCTTGACATGAAACCTGAGCAAGTCAATATTGAAGAG GTTAAAAACAACTTAAGTGACATAATTCAGATGTGTCAACAAGGGAAAGCAAGACATCTCTCTTCACAATCTGATGCTAATGCTCCTACGGGCTATCCGGAATACATCTTACCATATTTGGTCCATGCTCTTGCTCATCATCCATTGTTTCCTAATATTGAAGAATGTAAAGATGTTAAAGCATTTGAACCTTTTTATAG GCAGTTGCATTTATTCCTCTCAATGTTCATGCATAGAGATGAAGATGGCAAATCTCAAATTAGCAAGGATCAGGAGAAGGAAAGTATTGCAGCAATAAACTCTATTTTGCATAGTGTCAAGCAATCACAAGATGCTGTAGATGCTACAAAATCTAAG AACTTGTATGGTATTTCCGACCTTGGCCTTTCAATCATAAAGCGCTTGGCCTCAAAACAAGATGATGCTCTGGAATTGAACACACTGGTGCCACTACCTACAATGCTTTTCAAACAGCGTGAGAAGGATGAAGGAAATGACACTTCTCCG GTTGAACAACAGACATGGCTAACTGATGAGAAAGTCTTGGTCCAATTTGAGACACTTATGCTGGAAACTAATGGAAAA GTTAATGCTGAAATTACTGAATCTGACATAATGAAAGATAGTGAAACAGATGGAAATGAGATGCCTTTAGGGAAAATTATGAAACGGCTAAAAGCCAAAGGATCCAAGGCTCGCAATGAGGTGAAGAATGAATCTTCCCTTGCTGAGGTGAAAAATGATGTTGATGATGATATCTTGAAAATGGTGAGGGAAATTAATTCAGACAGTGCAGTCAATCCTAATAAGTTTGAATCAAGTAATGGCCATGAGTATgttggaaaaggaaaaagcaGTACCAAAcatcaaaaaagaaaaacagatgGTAGTGATACGACAGATGGTCCTGTTCCTAAAAAGCGGAGGTCATCTGCTCAGGCTCTTAAGCCATCTCCCGCATCAAAGAATGAGAAGCCTAAAAAGAAGCTTAAGGCAAGTGTCTCAAACTCCACTGAAAGGGATGATGACCTTAACTCTGCTTCAGAAGATAAGTCGTTGGAAGAAGATACTGTTTCAGAAGATAAGTTGTTGAACTCATGCATCCGCAAGAATTCAACCCCTTCAGCAAAAAGAAAACGGAAGGTTTCGGATTTGGACCATGAAGTTGACACTAAGGACTACCATAAAGTGAAA AAGTCTAAAGAAAATATTGCAACTGATGGGACACACGTCTCAAGTGATTCCAAGTCAGGATCTATGAAGAAGCAGAAGAGGAAAAACATTTCTGGGTTGGCAAAG TGCACTTCGAAGGGTGGCGAAAGTCCAACCATGGACTTGATTGGTTGCAGAATAAAAGTTTGGTGGCCCATGGATAAGCA GTTCTATGAAGGAGTTATAAAGTCCTTTGACACCCAGAAGAAAAAACATGTG ATATTATATGAGGATGGAGATGTTGAAGTCCTCCGGTTGGATAAGGAGCGCTGGGAGCTTGTTGATCGTGGAGAGAAGCCTGTTAAG CGATCAAAATCGTCAAAGGGTGCATCGTCCAAGGGAGT ATCTGGTGATAAGAAAGGGAGATCTTCGGGTGGATCTGGGCAGAAGAAAGCGATGAGTTATAT GTCTCCATCATCTCAAGTAAGAGGGAAGAGAACTCCAAGAAAGAATTTGAAATATGGACAAAAAGGCATATCAAAGA GCAAACGAGAAGAAATCATGGAAAAGAGTTCATCTGACCAAGAGCAGTCTGAGAAGGATGATGAAATATCACTTTCTGATGAGAAACGAGGTGATGATGATGCTGAGAATGAATCGGGTGACGTGGGAGAGTCCAAAGAGGAATGCCAATCTGAAAataaagaagaggaagaagaaccaGGCACTCCCCACGATGCACCCGTGTCTGATGAACAAGAAATGTCTTCTTCTTCAGATGGGAAACCACAGGAAGAGATATCGGAAGAAAAGTGTTCAGACGAGGAGCATGAAGTCGAGAAACCAGATAGTCCAGGCAGTCCAATGGATGATGAAGCAGGAAGCCATCCCGCAGATGAAGATGAATCTGAAGAGACTACTACACCTGCCGATGCAGATTTTTCTGACGACGAGACTCTT AGCATGTGGAAGCGTCGGGTAGGGAAACCAGCTCAGAGGAAATGA
- the LOC116007489 gene encoding sister chromatid cohesion protein PDS5 homolog A isoform X1: MAQNLQKLEDLGSKLDSLPNTKDSLVKLLKQGSTCLSDLDQSPPKAVLEAMQSFQKAIVKPELLKHQDREVKLLVATCICEITRITAPEAPYNDDVLKDIFDLIVSTFTGLNDMNSPYFGRKVVILETVARYRSCVVMLDLECDDLVNEMFSIFFREAREEHPENVLKSMKTIMAVILEESEDIREDLLAIILSALGRNKKGVTMAGRRLAVDLIEQCTGKLEPGIKQFLLSSMSGESRPHDFQIDYHEVIYDIYCCAPQILSGVVPYLTGELLADQLDVRLKVVSLLGDLFAMPKYAITEAFQSLFLEFLKRLTDRTVEVRMSVLENVKGCLLCDPFRAEAPQIISALCERLLDYDENVRKQVVAVLCDVACRALSSIEVERIKLVADRLRDKSVLVKRYTMERLAEVYRNYCLNCSTDSQKSYEYDWIPGKILRCFYDKDFRSDAVEPVLCLSLFPNEFSVKDKVKNWVRVFSGFDKVEVKALEKMLEQKQRLQQEMRRYLSLRQMPQDGDPAELQKKVMLCFRIMSHCFTDTAKAEENFQILDQLKDANVWKILGVLLDPNTASLQACNSRDDLLKILGEKHPLYDFLSILSLKCSYILFSKEHVRDILLEVNLHKSAGSSHLILSCMTVLVILARFSPLLLSGLEENLIHLLEDDNEIIKEGVLHILAKAGGSIREQLGVSSRSLDLMLERFCVEGSRRQAKYAVHALASITTDDGLMSLSVLYKRLVDMLKEKSHLAAVLQSLGCIAQTAMPVFETREIEIEEFIKKSILECNQASTDDGKDSWGNRSEICLLKIFGIKTLVKSYLPVKDAHLRSGIDDLMLILKNILCFGEISKEIQSSSVDKAHLRLAAAKAVLRLSKHWEHKIPVDVFYLALRTPEANFPQVKKLLLNKVHQYIKDRLLDPKYACAFFLDMKPEQVNIEEVKNNLSDIIQMCQQGKARHLSSQSDANAPTGYPEYILPYLVHALAHHPLFPNIEECKDVKAFEPFYRQLHLFLSMFMHRDEDGKSQISKDQEKESIAAINSILHSVKQSQDAVDATKSKNLYGISDLGLSIIKRLASKQDDALELNTLVPLPTMLFKQREKDEGNDTSPVEQQTWLTDEKVLVQFETLMLETNGKVNAEITESDIMKDSETDGNEMPLGKIMKRLKAKGSKARNEVKNESSLAEVKNDVDDDILKMVREINSDSAVNPNKFESSNGHEYVGKGKSSTKHQKRKTDGSDTTDGPVPKKRRSSAQALKPSPASKNEKPKKKLKASVSNSTERDDDLNSASEDKSLEEDTVSEDKLLNSCIRKNSTPSAKRKRKVSDLDHEVDTKDYHKVKKSKENIATDGTHVSSDSKSGSMKKQKRKNISGLAKCTSKGGESPTMDLIGCRIKVWWPMDKQFYEGVIKSFDTQKKKHVILYEDGDVEVLRLDKERWELVDRGEKPVKRSKSSKGASSKGVSGDKKGRSSGGSGQKKAMSYMSPSSQVRGKRTPRKNLKYGQKGISKSRSLVDDFESDKGKREEIMEKSSSDQEQSEKDDEISLSDEKRGDDDAENESGDVGESKEECQSENKEEEEEPGTPHDAPVSDEQEMSSSSDGKPQEEISEEKCSDEEHEVEKPDSPGSPMDDEAGSHPADEDESEETTTPADADFSDDETLSMWKRRVGKPAQRK, encoded by the exons ATGGCTCAGAATCTTCAAAAGCTCGAAGACCTCGGATCCAAGCTCGACTCTCTTCCCAACACTAAAGACTCTCTCGTTAAGCTCTTAAAG CAAGGTTCGACATGCCTTTCTGACTTGGATCAATCACCCCCTAAAGCTGTTTTGGAAGCCATGCAGTCTTTTCAAAAGGCTATTGTTAAGCCTGAGCTTCTAAAGCATCAAGATAGGGAGGTTAAGCTTCTTGTTGCTACATGTATCTGTGAAATAACAAGAATTACAGCACCTGAGGCTCCCTACAATGATGATGTTCTGAAG GACATCTTTGATTTGATTGTGAGCACTTTCACTGGACTAAATGATATGAATAGTCCATATTTTGGTAGAAAAGTTGTCATTTTAGAGACTGTGGCGAGATACAGATCATGTGTTGTAATGCTGGATCTTGAGTGTGATGATCTCGTCAATGAAATGTTCAGTATTTTTTTCAGGGAAGCCAG AGAGGAGCACCCTGAAAATGTTCTAAAATCAATGAAAACAATTATGGCTGTAATCTTAGAAGAAAGTGAGGATATACGGGAGGATCTTTTAGCTATTATTTTGTCTGCTCTAGGACGGAATAAAAAG GGAGTAACAATGGCTGGGAGGAGGCTTGCTGTGGATTTGATAGAACAATGTACAGGAAAACTTGAGCCCGGCATCAAGCAATTTCTTTTATCTTCAATGTCTGGAGAAAGTAGGCCACATGATTTTCAAATAGATTACCATGAGGTCATTTATGACATTTACTGTTGTGCTCCTCAAATTCTATCAGGAGTTGTTCCCTACCTGACAGGGGAGCTGCTG GCTGATCAGCTAGATGTACGATTAAAAGTGGTTAGCTTACTTGGGGATCTCTTTGCTATGCCAAAATATGCAATCACTGAAGCTTTTCAATCATTATTTTTGGAGTTTTTAAAGAGGCTAACTGATAGAACTGTTGAAGTCCGGATGTCTGTCCTTGAAAATGTTAAAGGCTGTTTGCTCTGTGATCCATTTAGAGCTGAAGCTCCGCAGATCATTT CTGCCTTATGTGAGCGACTGTTGGATTATGATGAAAATGTCCGTAAACAAGTAGTTGCTGTGCTCTGTGATGTTGCATGTCGTGCCTTATCCTCAATAGAGGTTGAAAGAATCAAGCTTGTCGCTGACAGACTTCGAGACAAATCT GTCCTTGTTAAAAGATATACAATGGAGAGGCTAGCTGAGGTATACAGAAATTATTGTTTGAACTGTTCTACTGACTCACAAAAAAGCTATGAATATGACTGGATCCCTGGGAAGATCTTGAGATGTTTTTATGACAAGGACTTCAG ATCAGATGCTGTTGAACCTGTTCTATGTCTGTCCTTGTTCCCCAATGAGTTTTCTGTCAAGGATAAAGTTAAAAATTGGGTTAGGGTTTTCTCAGGTTTTGACAAAGTTGAGGTCAAGGCTCTTGAGAAGATGTTGGAACAAAAGCAAAG GTTACAACAAGAGATGAGGAGGTATCTTTCTTTAAGACAGATGCCACAG GATGGTGATCCGGCTGAGCTCCAAAAGAAAGTAATGTTATGCTTCCGCATTATGTCACATTGTTTTACTGACACTGCAAAAGCAGAGGAAAACTTTCAGATCCTTGACCAGTTAAAAGATGCCAATGTATGGAAGATTTTAGGAGTTCTCCTTGATCCGAATACCGCCTCTCTTCAAGCTTGTAACTCTCGG GATGATTTGCTTAAGATCCTTGGTGAGAAGCATCCGCTGTATGATTTTCTGAGCATTCTGTCCTTAAAATGCTCATACATACTTTTCAGCAAGGAGCATGTGCGAGACATCCTTCTGGAGGTCAACTTACATAAAAGTGCTGGAAGTAGCCATCTGATTCTATCATGCATGACTGTACTTGTG ATTCTTGCACGTTTCAGTCCTCTGCTTCTCAGTGGCCTTGAAGAAAATCTGATACATCTTCTTGAAGATGACAATGAGATAATTAAAGAAGGTGTTTTACATATTTTAGCAAAGGCTGGTGGATCCATTCGAGAACAATTAGGAGTTTCATCAAG ATCTTTAGACCTTATGCTTGAGAGGTTCTGCGTTGAGGGTAGTCGGAGGCAGGCAAAGTATGCTGTCCATGCTCTGGCATCAATAACAACAGATGATGGTCTCATGTCACTCTCTGTTTTGTACAAG AGGCTTGTTGATATGCTCAAGGAGAAGTCACATTTGGCTGCTGTTCTGCAGTCTCTTGGATGTATAGCACAAACTGCTATGCCAGTCTTTGAAACAAGGGAAATTGAGATCGAAGAGTTCATAAAGAAAAGTATATTAGAGTGCAACCAG GCATCAACAGATGATGGGAAAGACTCTTGGGGGAATAGGAGTGAGATTTGTTTATTGAAG ATTTTTGGCATAAAAACATTGGTCAAGAGCTATTTGCCAGTAAAAGATGCTCATCTTCGTTCGGGGATTGATGACTTGATGTTGATCCTTAAAAATATTCTCTGCTTTGGTGAAATCTCCAAAGAAATTCAGTCAAG TTCAGTAGATAAGGCTCATCTGAGACTTGCTGCAGCAAAGGCTGTTCTTCGCCTATCGAAACACTGGGAGCATAAGATTCCTGTAGATGTCTTTTATCTAGCCCTGAGAACTCCAGAG GCCAATTTCCCTCAAGTAAAAAAGCTATTATTGAACAAAGTTCACCAGTACATAAAGGACCGGCTTTTGGATCCGAAGTATGCTTGTGCCTTCTTTCTTGACATGAAACCTGAGCAAGTCAATATTGAAGAG GTTAAAAACAACTTAAGTGACATAATTCAGATGTGTCAACAAGGGAAAGCAAGACATCTCTCTTCACAATCTGATGCTAATGCTCCTACGGGCTATCCGGAATACATCTTACCATATTTGGTCCATGCTCTTGCTCATCATCCATTGTTTCCTAATATTGAAGAATGTAAAGATGTTAAAGCATTTGAACCTTTTTATAG GCAGTTGCATTTATTCCTCTCAATGTTCATGCATAGAGATGAAGATGGCAAATCTCAAATTAGCAAGGATCAGGAGAAGGAAAGTATTGCAGCAATAAACTCTATTTTGCATAGTGTCAAGCAATCACAAGATGCTGTAGATGCTACAAAATCTAAG AACTTGTATGGTATTTCCGACCTTGGCCTTTCAATCATAAAGCGCTTGGCCTCAAAACAAGATGATGCTCTGGAATTGAACACACTGGTGCCACTACCTACAATGCTTTTCAAACAGCGTGAGAAGGATGAAGGAAATGACACTTCTCCG GTTGAACAACAGACATGGCTAACTGATGAGAAAGTCTTGGTCCAATTTGAGACACTTATGCTGGAAACTAATGGAAAA GTTAATGCTGAAATTACTGAATCTGACATAATGAAAGATAGTGAAACAGATGGAAATGAGATGCCTTTAGGGAAAATTATGAAACGGCTAAAAGCCAAAGGATCCAAGGCTCGCAATGAGGTGAAGAATGAATCTTCCCTTGCTGAGGTGAAAAATGATGTTGATGATGATATCTTGAAAATGGTGAGGGAAATTAATTCAGACAGTGCAGTCAATCCTAATAAGTTTGAATCAAGTAATGGCCATGAGTATgttggaaaaggaaaaagcaGTACCAAAcatcaaaaaagaaaaacagatgGTAGTGATACGACAGATGGTCCTGTTCCTAAAAAGCGGAGGTCATCTGCTCAGGCTCTTAAGCCATCTCCCGCATCAAAGAATGAGAAGCCTAAAAAGAAGCTTAAGGCAAGTGTCTCAAACTCCACTGAAAGGGATGATGACCTTAACTCTGCTTCAGAAGATAAGTCGTTGGAAGAAGATACTGTTTCAGAAGATAAGTTGTTGAACTCATGCATCCGCAAGAATTCAACCCCTTCAGCAAAAAGAAAACGGAAGGTTTCGGATTTGGACCATGAAGTTGACACTAAGGACTACCATAAAGTGAAA AAGTCTAAAGAAAATATTGCAACTGATGGGACACACGTCTCAAGTGATTCCAAGTCAGGATCTATGAAGAAGCAGAAGAGGAAAAACATTTCTGGGTTGGCAAAG TGCACTTCGAAGGGTGGCGAAAGTCCAACCATGGACTTGATTGGTTGCAGAATAAAAGTTTGGTGGCCCATGGATAAGCA GTTCTATGAAGGAGTTATAAAGTCCTTTGACACCCAGAAGAAAAAACATGTG ATATTATATGAGGATGGAGATGTTGAAGTCCTCCGGTTGGATAAGGAGCGCTGGGAGCTTGTTGATCGTGGAGAGAAGCCTGTTAAG CGATCAAAATCGTCAAAGGGTGCATCGTCCAAGGGAGT ATCTGGTGATAAGAAAGGGAGATCTTCGGGTGGATCTGGGCAGAAGAAAGCGATGAGTTATAT GTCTCCATCATCTCAAGTAAGAGGGAAGAGAACTCCAAGAAAGAATTTGAAATATGGACAAAAAGGCATATCAAAGAGTAGGTCCCTAGTTGATGATTTCGAATCAGATAAAG GCAAACGAGAAGAAATCATGGAAAAGAGTTCATCTGACCAAGAGCAGTCTGAGAAGGATGATGAAATATCACTTTCTGATGAGAAACGAGGTGATGATGATGCTGAGAATGAATCGGGTGACGTGGGAGAGTCCAAAGAGGAATGCCAATCTGAAAataaagaagaggaagaagaaccaGGCACTCCCCACGATGCACCCGTGTCTGATGAACAAGAAATGTCTTCTTCTTCAGATGGGAAACCACAGGAAGAGATATCGGAAGAAAAGTGTTCAGACGAGGAGCATGAAGTCGAGAAACCAGATAGTCCAGGCAGTCCAATGGATGATGAAGCAGGAAGCCATCCCGCAGATGAAGATGAATCTGAAGAGACTACTACACCTGCCGATGCAGATTTTTCTGACGACGAGACTCTT AGCATGTGGAAGCGTCGGGTAGGGAAACCAGCTCAGAGGAAATGA
- the LOC116006223 gene encoding DNA oxidative demethylase ALKBH2 has translation MATKLNLKPESSSQPESETENEEEEEARRRRNSRKEFDLGNGSEVIYIPRFMSYDQSWEYLEYLNKHIPWTRPTIRVFGRPFVQPRDTCYVASEGVSELVYSGYKPHAYSWDEFPPLKEILDAVHKAIPGSHFNSLLLNRYKGGNDYVGWHADDEKLYGPTPEIASVSFGCERDFFLKKKPNKTSRGKNAEGEPPSKRSKTHNNSEQHHFALKHGSLLLMRGYTQRDWLHSVPKRAKVEAVRINLTFRCIL, from the exons ATGGCGACGAAGCTGAACCTAAAGCCAGAGAGCAGCAGCCAACCCGAGAGTGAGACTGAGaatgaggaggaagaggaagctcgaagaagaagaaattcaagaaaagaATTTGATCTTGGAAATGGAAGCGAGGTGATTTATATACCCAGATTCATGTCCTACGACCAATCTTGGGAATATTTGGAATACCTTAACAAACACATCCCTTGGACCCGACCCACCATTCGCGTATTCGGCCGACCCTTTGTTCAG CCTAGAGACACTTGCTATGTTGCTAGTGAAGGAGTGTCCGAGCTGGTTTACAGTGGATATAAGCCCCATGCTTATTCTTGGGATGAATTCCCTCCTCTCAAGGAGATTCTAGATGCA GTTCATAAAGCTATTCCTGGAAGCCACTTCAACAGCTTGCTTTTGAATAGATACAAGGGTGGAAATGACTATGTTGGCTGGCATGCTGACGATGAGAAACTTTATGGACCAACTCCCGAAATCGCCTCTGTTTCCTTTGGATGCGAACGCGATTTCTTCTTGAAAAAGAAGCCAAATAAAACATCCCGAG GTAAAAACGCTGAGGGTGAACCTCCCAGCAAGCGATCTAAAACACATAATAATTCTGAGCAACACCATTTTGCGCTAAAGCATGGGTCACTGTTGCTGATGAGAGGCTATACTCAGCGGGATTGGCTCCACTCGGTGCCAAAGCGTGCAAAAGTAGAGGCTGTACGAATTAACCTCACCTTCAGGTGCATTCTTTGA